The proteins below are encoded in one region of Sphingobacterium sp. R2:
- a CDS encoding efflux RND transporter periplasmic adaptor subunit → MFNFSKIIKNYHHVHEKLHVYKPVPYYAIDKLPVRKKEKKEAAVFNVTTPLVKDTIVNKDYVAQIRSINHIELRAQEKGYIQSIFVDEGQFVQKGQPLFKIMPNLYESDVNRAKAEVKYAEIEYQNTKNLSEKDIVAPQETEMAKAKYEKAKAELAAMNTHLKFTDIVAPFSGIVGKLHVRKGSLVDEGELITELSDNSKMWVYFNVPEVEYLNQMDAKKDNSPLHVRLNMANGKEFGHEGIVETIESDFNNETGNIAYRATFPNPKGLLRYGETGNIVITSPYNNALMIPQKATFEELEKKYVYVITKDNKVKAREIKVAAELPHIYVVSSGLSKDEKILLNGLRMVQENQTIESKYQTPEKVMSNLDLYAE, encoded by the coding sequence TTGTTCAATTTTTCGAAAATAATTAAAAACTATCATCATGTTCATGAGAAGCTTCATGTATACAAGCCTGTGCCTTATTATGCTATCGACAAGCTGCCAGTCAGAAAAAAAGAGAAAAAAGAAGCTGCAGTTTTCAACGTTACTACACCTTTGGTCAAAGATACCATCGTCAATAAAGATTATGTCGCCCAAATCCGTTCGATTAACCATATTGAACTCCGCGCGCAGGAGAAAGGTTACATTCAATCGATATTTGTCGACGAGGGTCAGTTTGTACAAAAAGGACAACCCCTCTTTAAAATCATGCCCAACCTCTATGAGTCCGATGTTAATCGCGCCAAAGCCGAGGTAAAATATGCTGAAATCGAATATCAGAACACCAAAAACCTGTCTGAAAAAGATATTGTAGCGCCGCAGGAAACTGAAATGGCAAAAGCAAAATATGAAAAAGCCAAAGCTGAGTTAGCCGCTATGAATACGCACCTCAAATTTACCGACATCGTAGCACCATTCTCAGGAATTGTTGGTAAGCTACATGTGCGTAAAGGAAGTCTTGTAGATGAGGGCGAGTTGATCACTGAGCTGTCCGACAATAGTAAGATGTGGGTTTACTTCAATGTCCCCGAAGTGGAATACCTCAACCAAATGGACGCAAAAAAAGACAATAGCCCACTGCATGTGCGGTTAAACATGGCCAATGGAAAAGAATTTGGCCATGAGGGGATTGTCGAGACCATCGAATCAGACTTCAATAATGAAACGGGCAATATTGCCTACCGAGCGACTTTCCCTAATCCAAAGGGCTTATTACGCTATGGCGAGACAGGGAATATTGTCATTACATCCCCCTATAACAATGCGCTTATGATCCCCCAAAAAGCGACTTTCGAGGAGCTTGAAAAAAAATATGTATATGTTATTACAAAAGATAATAAAGTAAAAGCTAGAGAAATAAAAGTTGCTGCCGAACTGCCACATATCTATGTTGTTTCTTCCGGATTGAGTAAGGACGAAAAGATTCTGCTGAATGGACTTCGCATGGTACAGGAAAACCAGACTATTGAATCCAAATATCAGACGCCGGAGAAAGTCATGTCAAACTTAGATTTATATGCAGAGTAA
- a CDS encoding YoaK family protein — translation MFRHQGRGRNYIHNLKLASILSCVAGLVNITGVLSLNTLTTNVTGHFAFFSEQLILTNYKMALIYLWYIGFFLLGASVSGFIIELASKKKSHNAYIIPICIESMILISAGLLPLFIRIEPPFVTLISFALLFAMGLQNALVTKVSKSVVRTTHLTGLFTDLGIEISQLLFYSEVGERVKLHKSIFLKLMIIAGFFIGGILGGFMFQFFKLKTLLLPAVMLLFALWYDHILLQFYHLKRSLRHDE, via the coding sequence ATGTTTAGACACCAAGGAAGAGGAAGGAATTACATCCACAATTTGAAGTTAGCCTCAATTTTATCCTGTGTTGCGGGGCTGGTTAATATTACGGGAGTTCTTTCACTTAACACGTTGACCACAAATGTCACGGGGCACTTTGCTTTTTTTTCTGAGCAGTTGATTTTGACAAATTATAAAATGGCCTTGATTTATCTATGGTATATCGGCTTCTTTTTATTAGGAGCTTCTGTTTCAGGTTTCATTATTGAATTGGCCTCAAAAAAGAAATCCCATAATGCCTATATCATCCCAATTTGTATAGAATCTATGATTTTGATTTCTGCAGGGCTTCTCCCACTTTTCATCCGAATAGAACCACCGTTTGTAACGTTAATTTCATTCGCCCTGCTTTTTGCGATGGGACTTCAAAATGCATTAGTAACAAAAGTCTCCAAGTCCGTTGTCAGAACGACACATTTGACCGGATTGTTTACTGATTTGGGGATCGAAATTTCACAGTTGTTGTTTTATAGCGAAGTTGGTGAACGAGTGAAACTACACAAAAGTATTTTTCTTAAACTAATGATTATTGCAGGTTTTTTCATCGGAGGGATACTCGGAGGTTTTATGTTTCAATTTTTTAAATTGAAAACATTATTACTACCCGCAGTAATGCTTTTGTTTGCTTTGTGGTACGATCATATCCTGCTTCAGTTTTATCATCTGAAACGAAGTTTAAGACACGATGAATAG